Below is a genomic region from Desulfobotulus pelophilus.
CCCTTACCATCAACAAGGTGTGCGGTTCCGCCCTGAAGGCCGTCATGCTGGCAGCCCAGGCCATTGCTTTGGGGGATGCGGACGTGGTGGTTGCCGGTGGAATGGAGAGTATGAGCAATGCACCGTATTTTCTTCAGAAAGCCCGTTTCGGTCTGCGTATGGGGCATGGAGAAATTAAAGATGGCATGATCCATGATGGTCTGTGGGATCATGTGAATAATTTTCATATGGGCATGAGCAATGAGATCTGTTCGGATAAATGGGGTGTTACCCGTGAAGAACAGGACAGGTATGCCGCAGAGTCCTATCGCAGGGCCAATGAAGCGAAGAATTCGGGCCGTTTCAAGGATGAGATTGTACCTGTGGAAATCAAATCCCGTAAAGGCGTTAACGTTTTTGCCGACGATGAATCCGTGAAGGAAACTCCCTATGACATGCTGGCTGCCATGCCGGGAGCATTTAAAAAAGGTGGTGTGGGAACGGCGGGAAATGCGTCTATCATTGCAGATGGTGCCGCAGCCTTATGTGTGATGAGCCGGGAAAAGGCCGAAGCCCTGGGGTGTGAGATACTGGCTACCATCGGCGCCCAGGCTTCCTACGGAATAGAGATGCAGTATGTACTTATGGCACCCCTTTGGTCCATCCCCAAGTGCTGCGCTAAAGAGGGAATAGGGATGGAGGCCATTGATCTTTTTGAAATCAATGAAGCTTTCAGCGGCACGTCCTTTGCCATCAACCGGGAGTTGAATCTGGATCCTGCCAGGGTCAATGTGAATGGCGGCAGTGTGGCCATCGGTCACCCCATTGGTGCTTCCGGCGCGCGGGTTCTCACAACTCTGCTGTATGAAATGAAGCGTCGGGATGCCAGAACAGGCCTCGCGTCTCTTTGTCTGGGCGGTGGAGAGGCGGTTTCCATGATAGTAAAAAGATAAGCCTGATCGATTGGGTCGGAAGAAGGCCGGTACGCGTCACAGAAGATGTCTGGGAATAACCGGAGCCTGATAATTGTGAAAGGAGAGCTTGATAATGGAAATCAAAACCTTTGGTGTGATCGGTTCAGGACAGATGGGGGGGGGTATCGCACAGGTGGCAGCTGCCAGCGGGCTTACTGTCATTGTGATGGATATCAATGATGCTGCACTGGAAAGAGGAATTGGGCTCATTGACAAAAATCTTTCCAGAAATGTGGAAAAGGGGAAGATCAGTGCCGGGGATAAGGATGCCATTCTGGGCCGTATGAAGACCGTAACCAGCCTTGAAGGGCTTGAGCCCTGTGACTATGTGGTGGAGGCAGCAACGGAAAATGAAGGCCTGAAGTTTACAATCTTTGAAGATCTGGACCGCATCTGCA
It encodes:
- a CDS encoding acetyl-CoA C-acetyltransferase, with protein sequence MKEAVIVSACRTPLGAFNGSLASLGAVELGAIAIREAVKRAGIDDREVNEVIMGQVLPCGCGQNPAKQAVVRAGMPWEVEALTINKVCGSALKAVMLAAQAIALGDADVVVAGGMESMSNAPYFLQKARFGLRMGHGEIKDGMIHDGLWDHVNNFHMGMSNEICSDKWGVTREEQDRYAAESYRRANEAKNSGRFKDEIVPVEIKSRKGVNVFADDESVKETPYDMLAAMPGAFKKGGVGTAGNASIIADGAAALCVMSREKAEALGCEILATIGAQASYGIEMQYVLMAPLWSIPKCCAKEGIGMEAIDLFEINEAFSGTSFAINRELNLDPARVNVNGGSVAIGHPIGASGARVLTTLLYEMKRRDARTGLASLCLGGGEAVSMIVKR